A single region of the Triticum dicoccoides isolate Atlit2015 ecotype Zavitan chromosome 2B, WEW_v2.0, whole genome shotgun sequence genome encodes:
- the LOC119367425 gene encoding tau-cadinol synthase-like: MAVSLMPTPPILFSSPSFASAIATGGYYSSHLPLRASPRPCIPHVQASPAAAKATPSSSIEHKTADEDYDDVAPKTLSSYGPSLWGDYFLNHEPKPLQRSEKWMSARVDKLKEDVDMLFKSCNCTVERMTLLDTVQRLGIDHHFKKHVDTTLSQIFEDEFSSSSLHQVALRFGLLREHGLWVSSNVFDKFKNEDGSFREDITSDPKGLLCLYNAAHLLIHGESSLEEAISFSRHHLQLMRDTLKSPLAEQVKRALHMPLSRTFKRMETLHYISEYKHEEGHNPTLLELARLDFNLLQHVHLKELKYLTKWWRDLYRYVGLNYARDRLVEGYIWCYAVYHEKDFELSRIFLTKQLMLISLMDDTYDSHATIEECRLLNAAIQRFVKFGFDLHPCVKN, from the exons ATGGCAGTGAGTTTGATGCCAACGCCGCCAATCCTCTTTAGCAGCCCCTCCTTCGCATCTGCCATCGCAACGGGTGGATACTACTCTTCTCATCTCCCTCTCCGAGCATCTCCACGCCCCTGCATCCCCCATGTCCAAGCATCACCTGCGGCGGCGAAAGCTACACCATCCTCTAGTATTGAACACAAAACAGCAGATGAGGACTATGATGACGTTGCTCCGAAGACGTTGTCCAGCTATGGGCCCTCTCTGTGGGGTGACTACTTCCTCAACCACGAGCCAAAACCACTGCAG AGGTCGGAGAAATGGATGAGTGCAAGAGTTGACAAATTAAAGGAGGACGTCGACATGTTGTTTAAGAGTTGCAACTGCACAGTGGAAAGAATGACCTTATTGGACACTGTCCAACGTCTCGGGATAGATCATCACTTTAAGAAACATGTTGATACTACGTTAAGTCAAATTTTTGAGGATGAATTCAGTAGCTCTAGCCTCCATCAGGTTGCCCTTCGGTTTGGCTTGCTTAGGGAGCATGGTCTTTGGGTGTCTTCAA ATGTTTTCGACAAATTTAAAAATGAAGATGGGAGCTTTAGGGAAGATATTACTAGTGACCCGAAGGGACTTTTATGTCTATACAACGCAGCTCATCTTCTCATTCATGGTGAGTCATCACTAGAAGAAGCTATCTCTTTTTCAAGGCATCATCTTCAATTGATGAGGGACACTCTCAAGTCCCCTTTAGCCGAGCAAGTCAAACGTGCCCTTCACATGCCATTGTCAAGGACGTTTAAGAGGATGGAAACACTGCATTATATCTCTGAGTATAAGCACGAGGAAGGACATAACCCAACTCTGTTGGAGCTAGCGAGGCTGGATTTTAACCTTCTACAGCATGTCCACTTGAAGGAACTCAAATATCTCACTAA GTGGTGGCGCGATCTTTACAGATATGTCGGGCTAAACTATGCTCGGGACCGTCTGGTCGAGGGTTACATTTGGTGCTATGCGGTATACCATGAGAAAGATTTTGAATTGTCCAGAATATTTCTTACGAAGCAATTGATGCTTATTTCCCTGATGGATGACACATATGATTCCCATGCCACCATAGAGGAATGTCGATTGCTAAATGCGGCCATACAAAGGTTTGTTAAATTTGGATTTGATTTACATCCATGTGTCAAGAACTAA
- the LOC119362702 gene encoding DEAD-box ATP-dependent RNA helicase 57-like translates to MEEKPSLSSALFAGTRFDRKRFAGDIARFRTGAQPAAPADPDAAPPAPEKKRKRKSKANAKKISKKKKKRADGAASASDVVEGFSVFKGAEAKEAVEESVEVVVREDEDSAVVRRRKEAEREIERAAILRKRYDIHISGHNVPAPLESFEELVSRYDCDSYLVGNLSKLGFQEPTPIQRQAISILLSGRECFSCAPTGSGKTLAFLLPMLMKIKPGSKGGVKAVILCPTRELAAQTTRECKKLAKGRKFGVKLMTKDLSQDGNFKDMHCDILVSTPLRLDHAIRKRDLDLSRVEYLVLDESDKLFELGFVEVIDSIVKACSNPSIIRSLFSATLPETIEALARTIMHDAVRIIVGRKNSASSMIKQKLIFAGTERGKLIALRQSFAESLNPPVLVFVQSKERAKELYRELVYDDIRVDVIHGDLTEEQRQDAVDNLRAGKSWVLIATEVLARGMDFKGVNCVINYDFPESASAYIHRIGRSGRAGRSGEAITFFTEEDKPFLRNIANVLVSSGCEVPSWMVALPKLKSRKHRVDRDRISFLTDED, encoded by the exons ATGGAGGAGAAGCCGAGCCTCTCGTCGGCGCTGTTCGCCGGCACCCGCTTCGACCGCAAGCGCTTCGCGGGGGACATCGCGCGGTTCCGGACGGGCGCGCAGCCTGCTGCCCCCGCGGACCCCGACGCGGCGCCGCCGGCACCGGAGAAGAAGCGGAAGCGCAAGAGCAAGGCCAACGCGAAGAAGatcagcaagaagaagaagaagcgcgccGACGGGGCCGCCTCCGCGTCCG ATGTTGTGGAGGGGTTCAGCGTGTTCAAGGGGGCGGAGGcgaaggaggcggtggaggagtctGTGGAGGTGGTGGTCAGGGAGGACGAGGACTCGGCGGTCGTGAGGCGGCGGAAGGAGGCCGAGAGGGAAATCGAG AGAGCTGCCATCCTCCGGAAGAGGTATGACATCCACATTTCGGGACATAATGTTCCAGCACCACTGGAGAGCTTTGAAGAACTGGTTTCAAG GTATGACTGTGATTCATATTTGGTTGGGAATTTGTCAAAGCTTGGGTTTCAAGAACCTACACCTATCCAGAGGCAGGCCATTTCTATCCTTCTTTCA GGCAGGGAGTGCTTTTCTTGTGCACCTACAGGCTCTGGCAAGACACTGGCATTCTTGCTCCCGATGCTTATGAAAATCAAG CCAGGGTCTAAAGGAGGCGTTAAGGCTGTTATTCTTTGCCCAACAAGGGAATTGGCAGCACAAACTACGAGAGAGTGCAAGAAGTTGGCAAAAGGGAGGAAGTTTGGTGTCAAACTAATGACCAAAGATCTATCACAAGATGGTAATTTCAAGGATATGCACTGCGACATCCTTGTATCAACCCCGCTTCGTTTGGACCATGCTATACGAAAGAGAGATCTTGACTTAAGTAG GGTGGAGTACCTTGTGTTGGATGAATCTGATAAACTTTTTGAGCTTGGATTTGTTGAAGTGATTGATTCAATTGTCAAAGCATGCTCAAACCCTTCAATAATTCGTTCTTTGTTTAGTGCCACATTGCCTGAAACAATAGAGGCTCTTGCACGTACAATAATGCATGATGCTGTTCGGATCATTGTGGGACGAAA GAATTCAGCTTCCTCGATGATCAAGCAAAAgttgatttttgctggaaccgaGAGGGGGAAGTTGATAGCTCTTCGCCAAAGCTTTGCAGAA TCCCTGAATCCACCGGTATTGGTCTTTGTTCAAAGCAAAGAGAGGGCAAAAGAGCTCTACAGAGAGCTGGTATATGACGACATTAGAGTTGATGTAATCCATGGAGACCTTACTGAAGAGCAG CGTCAAGATGCTGTTGACAACTTGAGAGCTGGAAAAAGCTGGGTGCTAATAGCAACGGAGGTTCTTGCGCGGGGAATGGATTTCAAAGGTGTCAACTGTGTAATCAACTATGATTTCCCTGAGTCCGCGTCTGCCTACATTCACAGAATAG GACGGTCTGGAAGAGCAGGCAGATCGGGGGAGGCGATCACGTTCTTCACGGAGGAGGACAAGCCGTTCCTGCGGAACATCGCCAACGTGCTGGTATCTTCGGGCTGCGAGGTCCCTTCCTGGATGGTGGCGTTGCCCAAGCTCAAGAGCAGGAAGCACAGGGTGGACAGGGACCGCATCTCCTTTTTAACCGACGAAGATTGA